Proteins from one Spirochaetaceae bacterium genomic window:
- a CDS encoding DUF1905 domain-containing protein → MSVWYAAWPANSPLIKTMHKFNAVIQKVEDLDGAYIIVPFNIKELYGKGRLKVQATFDGVPYEGSIVNMGVKDAAGEVCYIIGIRKDIRAKIGKQAGDSVEVELIIKN, encoded by the coding sequence TTGAGCGTATGGTACGCGGCGTGGCCGGCCAACTCACCTTTAATTAAAACGATGCATAAATTTAACGCCGTTATCCAAAAAGTAGAAGACCTAGATGGAGCTTACATTATTGTACCTTTTAACATTAAAGAGCTTTACGGTAAAGGCCGTCTTAAGGTGCAAGCCACCTTTGACGGCGTGCCTTACGAGGGCAGCATCGTTAATATGGGGGTAAAAGATGCCGCCGGCGAGGTGTGTTATATTATTGGTATCCGCAAAGATATTAGAGCCAAAATTGGCAAGCAAGCCGGTGATAGCGTAGAAGTAGAATTAATAATTAAAAATTAA